One Sphaerisporangium krabiense DNA segment encodes these proteins:
- a CDS encoding ABC transporter permease produces MAALTPAVLPEAGVPAPRPVRGRRGAGAWRAVVLAVAALYFVTPLAASFVFTVNDPEKGFTLEAYGEIFVAEGFTRSLLLSLGLAAATITVVLLLTLPAMLAVRLGAPRLRPVLDVLCTLPLVVPPITFVAGISTVLRWGPDHLAATPFYQTIIAVQNPSFPVVLVIAYAVLALPFVYRALDAGLGAMDVRTLVEAARNCGASWPVVLLRVIVPNLKAGLAGASFLTLALVLGEYTIARLLGFEPFSVWIVTISGANAPLSVAVSIFSLLLTWALLLILSTAGTRRSRS; encoded by the coding sequence ATGGCTGCGCTGACCCCGGCCGTGCTGCCCGAGGCCGGCGTCCCCGCGCCCCGGCCCGTGCGCGGGAGGCGCGGGGCGGGAGCCTGGCGCGCGGTGGTCCTGGCCGTCGCCGCGCTGTACTTCGTGACGCCGCTCGCCGCCTCGTTCGTGTTCACGGTGAACGACCCCGAGAAGGGGTTCACCCTGGAGGCGTACGGGGAGATCTTCGTCGCCGAGGGGTTCACGCGCAGCCTGCTGCTGTCGCTCGGGCTGGCCGCGGCGACGATCACGGTCGTGCTGCTGCTCACGCTGCCCGCCATGCTGGCCGTGCGGCTCGGCGCGCCGCGGCTGCGGCCGGTGCTCGACGTGCTGTGCACGCTGCCGCTGGTCGTGCCGCCGATCACGTTCGTGGCCGGGATCAGCACGGTGCTGCGCTGGGGCCCGGACCACCTGGCGGCCACGCCGTTCTACCAGACGATCATCGCCGTCCAGAACCCGTCGTTCCCCGTCGTGCTGGTCATCGCCTACGCGGTGCTGGCGCTGCCGTTCGTCTACCGGGCGCTGGACGCCGGGCTCGGCGCGATGGACGTCCGCACGCTGGTGGAGGCCGCGCGCAACTGCGGCGCCTCCTGGCCCGTGGTGCTGCTGCGCGTGATCGTCCCCAACCTGAAGGCGGGCCTGGCCGGCGCGTCCTTCCTCACCCTCGCGCTCGTGCTCGGCGAGTACACGATCGCGCGGCTGCTCGGCTTCGAGCCGTTCTCGGTGTGGATCGTCACGATCTCCGGCGCGAACGCCCCGCTGTCGGTCGCGGTGTCCATCTTCAGCCTGCTGCTCACCTGGGCGCTGCTGCTCATCCTGTCGACCGCCGGAACCAGAAGGAGTCGTTCGTGA
- a CDS encoding ABC transporter permease, giving the protein MIETTSAAPAPLPLKSRGEGGGRARTRSAGWTGALPLLVFVGLAFGVPAAALLGGAFTAGGAPSTANLTESLRGAYLTAMLSSVKLSAIVAVAGAVLGAFLAQAVVTSRLRALREAVLTASGVLANFGGVPLAFAWIATLGNSGVLTTRLGLGDLGWNLYSFWGLVLVYLYFSVPLMVLVIVPALDGLRPQWREAAQNNGATTWQFWRHVGIPVLTPTLLGGVVLLFGGAFAAYATAAAMVGTVVPLVTLQIADALAGNVLIGHENVALALSLDMIVVAGLVMAVYLPLQRRSARWLR; this is encoded by the coding sequence ATGATCGAGACCACCTCGGCGGCCCCCGCCCCCCTCCCCCTGAAGAGCAGGGGCGAGGGCGGCGGCAGGGCCCGCACCCGCTCCGCCGGCTGGACCGGGGCACTGCCCCTGCTGGTCTTCGTCGGCCTGGCCTTCGGCGTCCCCGCCGCCGCGCTGCTCGGCGGCGCGTTCACCGCGGGCGGCGCCCCCAGCACGGCCAACCTGACCGAGTCGCTGCGGGGCGCCTACCTCACGGCGATGCTCAGCAGCGTGAAGCTGTCGGCCATCGTCGCGGTCGCCGGCGCCGTGCTCGGCGCCTTCCTCGCCCAGGCCGTGGTCACCTCGCGCCTGCGGGCCCTGCGCGAGGCGGTGCTCACGGCCTCGGGCGTGCTCGCCAACTTCGGCGGCGTCCCGCTCGCCTTCGCCTGGATCGCCACGCTCGGCAACTCCGGCGTGCTCACCACGCGCCTCGGCCTCGGCGACCTCGGCTGGAACCTCTACAGCTTCTGGGGCCTGGTGCTGGTGTACCTCTACTTCTCCGTTCCCCTGATGGTGCTGGTCATCGTGCCCGCGCTGGACGGGCTGCGGCCCCAGTGGCGGGAGGCGGCGCAGAACAACGGCGCCACCACCTGGCAGTTCTGGCGGCACGTCGGGATCCCCGTGCTCACCCCGACCCTGCTCGGCGGGGTGGTCCTGCTGTTCGGCGGCGCCTTCGCCGCCTACGCGACCGCCGCCGCCATGGTCGGCACCGTCGTCCCGCTGGTCACGCTGCAGATCGCCGACGCGCTGGCCGGCAACGTCCTGATCGGCCACGAGAACGTGGCCCTGGCCCTCAGCCTCGACATGATCGTGGTCGCCGGGCTGGTCATGGCCGTCTACCTGCCCCTCCAGCGCAGGAGCGCCCGATGGCTGCGCTGA
- a CDS encoding DUF6504 family protein, translated as MSRIYGDPIEVWTRDGEPARFVWRDRLYVVRRALDHWVTSREWWKISETDPGERRFWRVEASPGGDTGTYELRFDTASGGWLLLRAWD; from the coding sequence TTGAGCAGAATCTACGGCGATCCCATCGAGGTGTGGACGCGCGACGGCGAGCCCGCCCGCTTCGTGTGGCGTGACCGGCTCTACGTCGTCCGCCGCGCCCTCGACCACTGGGTGACCTCCCGCGAGTGGTGGAAGATCTCCGAGACCGACCCGGGCGAGCGCCGGTTCTGGCGGGTGGAGGCCAGCCCCGGCGGAGACACCGGCACCTACGAGCTGCGCTTCGACACCGCGAGCGGCGGCTGGCTGCTGCTGAGGGCGTGGGACTGA
- a CDS encoding quinone oxidoreductase family protein, which produces MHAIVVTTPGGSDALDYTEVPDPVPGPGEVLVDVAAAGVNFIDVYRREGRYPVKTPFILGSEGAGTVAAVGPDVSGVAIGDRVGWCEGLGGYAEKVVVPADRTIPLPDGLDFERAAAVLLQGLTAHYLTHSVHAVSPGDDVLVHAAAGGMGLLLTQMAKLRGGRVIGTASTDEKQKLAREAGADDVIRYENFDETVRGLTGGRGVRVVYDGVGAATFDGSLASLGVRGMMALYGAASGPVLPFDPQRLNAAGSLFLTRPTLAHYTVTREELLGRAADVLGWVESGRLHVHISHRYPLAQVRQAHEDLEGRRTTGKLLLIP; this is translated from the coding sequence ATGCATGCCATAGTCGTCACGACTCCCGGCGGATCCGACGCCCTCGACTACACGGAGGTCCCCGATCCGGTGCCGGGGCCGGGCGAGGTGCTCGTGGACGTGGCCGCCGCCGGCGTGAACTTCATCGACGTCTACCGCCGCGAGGGCCGCTACCCGGTCAAGACGCCGTTCATCCTGGGTTCCGAGGGCGCGGGCACGGTCGCCGCCGTGGGGCCGGACGTGAGCGGCGTCGCGATCGGCGACCGGGTGGGCTGGTGTGAGGGCCTCGGCGGGTACGCCGAGAAGGTGGTGGTCCCGGCGGACCGGACGATCCCGCTGCCCGACGGCCTGGACTTCGAGCGGGCCGCCGCCGTCCTGCTGCAAGGGCTCACCGCCCACTACCTCACGCACTCGGTCCACGCCGTGAGCCCCGGCGACGACGTGCTCGTCCACGCCGCCGCGGGCGGCATGGGCCTGCTGCTCACCCAGATGGCCAAGCTGCGCGGCGGCCGGGTCATCGGCACGGCCTCCACCGACGAGAAGCAGAAGCTGGCCCGGGAGGCCGGGGCCGACGACGTGATCCGCTACGAGAACTTCGACGAGACGGTGCGCGGGCTCACCGGAGGCCGCGGCGTGCGGGTGGTGTACGACGGCGTCGGGGCCGCCACCTTCGACGGGAGCCTGGCCTCGCTCGGGGTGCGCGGCATGATGGCGCTGTACGGCGCGGCGAGCGGCCCGGTGCTGCCGTTCGACCCGCAGCGGCTCAACGCGGCCGGGTCGCTCTTCCTGACCAGGCCCACGCTGGCGCACTACACCGTCACGCGGGAGGAACTGCTCGGCCGGGCCGCCGACGTCCTCGGCTGGGTGGAGTCCGGCCGGCTTCACGTGCACATCTCGCACCGGTACCCGCTCGCGCAGGTGCGTCAGGCGCACGAGGACCTGGAGGGGCGCCGTACCACCGGCAAGCTGCTGCTGATCCCCTGA
- a CDS encoding ABC transporter ATP-binding protein: MNGARVEFRGLRRTFGETVALDGLDLTVAPGELIALLGPSGCGKTTALRCVAGFETPDEGAVLVDGEDVTRVPANRRDAGMVFQSYSLFPNMNARDNVAFGMRVRGVAAARRHARAAELLDLVGLPAHGTRYPHQLSGGQQQRVALARALALEPRVLLLDEPLSALDAKVRVTLREEIRRLQLSLGITTIFVTHDQEEALSVADHVAVLRAGRLEQSGPPAEIYDRPATPFVAEFVGTMNHLPGRLGGDGLVEVAGQRLPVHGDLPGTPEVDVLVRPEAVLVTPGGEADALIVTSSFRGASVRLLLRLPDGTELTADLPGHHATRFSPGAHAAVRLVERPVLVASRTAASPVPA; the protein is encoded by the coding sequence GTGAACGGGGCGCGCGTGGAGTTCCGTGGGCTGCGCCGGACGTTCGGCGAGACCGTCGCCCTCGACGGCCTCGACCTCACGGTGGCGCCGGGCGAGCTGATCGCCCTGCTCGGCCCGTCCGGCTGCGGCAAGACGACCGCGCTGCGCTGCGTGGCCGGCTTCGAGACGCCCGACGAGGGCGCCGTGCTCGTGGACGGCGAGGACGTCACGCGGGTGCCGGCCAACCGCCGGGACGCCGGGATGGTCTTCCAGTCGTACAGCCTGTTCCCCAACATGAACGCCCGCGACAACGTGGCGTTCGGGATGCGGGTGCGCGGGGTGGCCGCGGCCAGGCGGCACGCCCGCGCCGCCGAGCTGCTCGACCTGGTGGGCCTGCCCGCGCACGGCACCCGGTACCCGCACCAGCTCTCCGGCGGCCAGCAGCAGCGTGTGGCGCTGGCCCGGGCGCTGGCGCTGGAGCCGCGCGTCCTGCTGCTGGACGAGCCGCTGTCCGCGCTGGACGCCAAGGTGCGCGTCACCCTGCGCGAGGAGATCCGGCGGCTGCAGCTCTCCCTCGGCATCACGACGATCTTCGTCACCCACGACCAGGAGGAGGCCCTCTCGGTCGCCGACCACGTCGCGGTGCTCAGGGCCGGCCGCCTGGAGCAGTCCGGCCCGCCCGCGGAGATCTACGACCGCCCCGCGACCCCGTTCGTGGCCGAGTTCGTCGGCACCATGAACCACCTGCCCGGCCGGCTCGGCGGCGACGGCCTGGTCGAGGTGGCCGGGCAACGCCTCCCCGTCCACGGCGACCTGCCGGGCACACCGGAGGTGGACGTGCTCGTCCGCCCCGAGGCCGTCCTCGTCACCCCCGGCGGCGAGGCCGACGCCCTGATCGTCACCTCGTCCTTCCGCGGCGCCTCGGTGCGCCTGCTCCTCCGCCTCCCCGACGGCACCGAACTGACCGCCGACCTCCCCGGCCACCACGCCACCCGCTTCTCCCCCGGCGCCCACGCGGCCGTACGCCTCGTCGAACGCCCGGTCCTGGTGGCGTCCCGGACGGCGGCCTCCCCCGTGCCGGCCTGA
- a CDS encoding serine/threonine-protein kinase produces MNNLSPGEPSQLGRYRLIGRLGRGGMGTVFLGEDESGQRVAVKVINPEYSQHEQFRVRFRREAESARRVRRFCTAAVLDADLDGDQLYVVTEFVDGPDLHSAVQASGPMRGSSLDALAVGVATALTAIHSAGIVHRDLKPSNVLLSPVGPRVIDFGIARALDTLGGVTGTGELMGTPRYMAPEVLRGEPASPVCDVFSWGCLVAYAASGRAPFGGESLPSIVYQVLNTEPALDGMEPSLRALVAAALAKDPARRPTAQQVLDQMVGRTTPEHAEHSVFRAWQEAPATWHGAAPGYGGPVPPGHAVPDTRVSPGATGTATRFAGGHGPAGRTGTAAWRKGLIGLGVAAVVVAGALGARALLGDSAPPADLNTLFQDDFAQSGTGWDGGDYSGDSVSTYGYAPNGFYAIDVADDHAERIVKAPIPFVPRQPATPDPSASPTPTTPELLLLTVTATVRETSGTGEYGLFCRADDESSPSRYEFLLTATGDARIRRVTRGAGGNLTQPASVGGLKKNTPVKLQAECARTSDGVQLSMWVDGDRVATFLDSSGTPSSLPNGDVGLLARVPDKTDSTLKTSFDDFGVQGPAGAATTR; encoded by the coding sequence GTGAACAACCTAAGTCCGGGTGAACCCTCCCAGCTAGGTCGCTACCGGTTGATCGGGCGGCTCGGCCGCGGCGGCATGGGCACGGTGTTCCTGGGCGAGGACGAGTCCGGGCAGCGGGTCGCCGTGAAGGTGATCAACCCGGAGTACAGCCAGCACGAGCAGTTCCGCGTCCGGTTCCGGCGGGAGGCCGAGTCGGCGCGGCGGGTGCGGCGCTTCTGCACCGCGGCCGTCCTGGACGCCGACCTCGACGGCGACCAGCTCTACGTGGTCACCGAGTTCGTCGACGGGCCCGACCTGCACAGCGCCGTGCAGGCGTCCGGGCCGATGCGCGGGTCCAGCCTCGACGCGCTGGCCGTCGGCGTGGCGACCGCGCTGACGGCCATCCACAGCGCGGGCATCGTGCACCGCGACCTCAAGCCGTCCAACGTGCTGCTCTCGCCGGTCGGGCCGCGCGTGATCGACTTCGGCATCGCCCGCGCCCTGGACACGCTCGGCGGCGTCACCGGCACCGGCGAGCTGATGGGCACGCCGCGGTACATGGCGCCGGAGGTCCTGCGCGGCGAACCGGCCTCGCCCGTCTGCGACGTGTTCTCCTGGGGATGCCTGGTCGCCTACGCGGCCAGCGGCAGGGCGCCGTTCGGCGGCGAGTCGCTGCCGTCCATCGTCTACCAGGTGCTCAACACCGAGCCCGCGCTGGACGGCATGGAGCCCTCCCTGCGCGCGCTGGTGGCCGCCGCCCTGGCCAAGGACCCGGCGCGCCGGCCCACGGCGCAGCAGGTCCTCGACCAGATGGTCGGCCGCACGACGCCCGAGCACGCCGAGCACTCGGTGTTCCGCGCCTGGCAGGAAGCCCCCGCGACCTGGCACGGCGCCGCCCCCGGGTACGGCGGCCCGGTCCCGCCCGGCCACGCCGTCCCGGACACGCGGGTCTCCCCCGGCGCCACGGGGACGGCCACCCGGTTCGCGGGCGGTCACGGCCCCGCCGGCCGGACCGGCACGGCGGCCTGGCGCAAGGGCCTCATCGGGCTCGGCGTCGCCGCCGTCGTGGTCGCCGGGGCCCTCGGCGCCCGCGCGCTGCTCGGCGACTCCGCGCCGCCCGCCGACCTGAACACCCTGTTCCAGGATGACTTCGCCCAGAGCGGCACCGGCTGGGACGGCGGGGACTACAGCGGCGACTCCGTGAGCACCTACGGATACGCGCCCAACGGCTTCTACGCGATCGACGTCGCCGACGACCACGCCGAGCGCATCGTCAAGGCGCCCATCCCCTTCGTCCCCCGGCAGCCGGCCACGCCCGACCCGTCCGCCTCGCCGACCCCGACCACGCCCGAGCTGCTGCTGCTCACCGTGACCGCGACCGTGCGCGAGACCTCCGGCACCGGCGAGTACGGCCTGTTCTGCCGGGCCGACGACGAGAGCTCCCCCAGCCGGTACGAGTTCCTGCTCACCGCCACCGGCGACGCGCGGATCCGCCGCGTGACCAGAGGCGCGGGCGGCAACCTCACCCAGCCCGCGTCGGTGGGCGGCCTCAAGAAGAACACCCCGGTGAAGCTGCAGGCCGAGTGCGCCAGGACCTCCGACGGCGTCCAGCTCTCGATGTGGGTGGACGGCGACCGGGTGGCGACGTTCCTGGACTCCTCCGGCACGCCGTCCAGCCTGCCGAACGGGGACGTCGGCCTGCTCGCCCGCGTCCCGGACAAGACCGACAGCACCCTGAAGACGTCCTTCGACGACTTCGGCGTGCAGGGGCCGGCCGGGGCGGCGACGACGCGCTGA
- a CDS encoding ABC transporter substrate-binding protein, which translates to MQSSRTRIVGLAAVLTVATSLGAACGSAPATGAQTGASASAANSAATATSAADLGGLDKLVEAAKKEGQLNVITLPPDWANYGEIIKTFGEKYGIKVNSENPDGSSADEINAVKTRKGQDRAPDVLDLGTAFALSGAKEGLFAPYKVQSFDKIPEGQKDAQGNWYNDYGGYVSIGCDAKRIPACPQTFADLLKPEYKGKVAMNGNPTKSGSAFAGVFAAALANGGSFDDIQPGLDFFKKLKAAGNYNPVESTPATVQNGETPISIDWDYLNSGYTDQFAAKGVDWKVTVPADGKYANFYAQAINKWAPHPAAARLWEEFLYSTEGQNLWLKGYARPVLLPSMQSDGSADAALVAKLPKVEGTPQFPTDAQVTKAKEVLAAGWGAAVSG; encoded by the coding sequence GTGCAATCATCACGAACGCGTATCGTCGGCCTGGCCGCCGTCCTTACCGTCGCGACTTCTCTCGGCGCGGCCTGCGGGTCCGCCCCGGCCACCGGCGCCCAGACCGGTGCCTCCGCCTCCGCCGCGAACTCCGCCGCGACCGCGACCTCCGCGGCCGACCTCGGCGGCCTCGACAAGCTCGTCGAGGCGGCGAAGAAGGAAGGACAGCTCAACGTCATCACCCTGCCCCCGGACTGGGCGAACTACGGGGAGATCATCAAGACGTTCGGCGAGAAGTACGGCATCAAGGTCAACAGCGAGAACCCCGACGGCTCCAGCGCGGACGAGATCAACGCCGTCAAGACCCGCAAGGGCCAGGACCGCGCTCCCGACGTGCTCGACCTCGGCACCGCGTTCGCCCTCAGCGGCGCCAAGGAGGGCCTGTTCGCGCCGTACAAGGTGCAGTCCTTCGACAAGATCCCCGAAGGCCAGAAGGACGCCCAGGGCAACTGGTACAACGACTACGGCGGCTACGTCTCCATCGGCTGCGACGCCAAGCGCATCCCGGCCTGCCCGCAGACCTTCGCCGACCTGCTCAAGCCCGAGTACAAGGGCAAGGTCGCGATGAACGGCAACCCCACCAAGTCCGGCTCCGCGTTCGCCGGCGTCTTCGCCGCCGCCCTGGCGAACGGCGGATCCTTCGACGACATCCAGCCCGGCCTCGACTTCTTCAAGAAGCTCAAGGCGGCGGGCAACTACAACCCCGTCGAGTCGACCCCCGCGACCGTGCAGAACGGCGAGACGCCGATCAGCATCGACTGGGACTACCTCAACTCCGGCTACACCGACCAGTTCGCCGCCAAGGGCGTGGACTGGAAGGTCACCGTCCCGGCCGACGGCAAGTACGCCAACTTCTACGCGCAGGCGATCAACAAGTGGGCTCCCCACCCGGCCGCCGCCCGCCTGTGGGAGGAGTTCCTCTACAGCACCGAGGGCCAGAACCTCTGGCTGAAGGGGTACGCCCGCCCCGTGCTCCTGCCGTCCATGCAGTCCGACGGCAGCGCCGACGCCGCGCTGGTGGCCAAGCTGCCGAAGGTCGAAGGCACCCCGCAGTTCCCGACCGACGCGCAGGTCACCAAGGCCAAGGAAGTCCTCGCCGCGGGCTGGGGCGCGGCGGTCTCCGGCTGA
- a CDS encoding Mut7-C RNAse domain-containing protein — MEGPGLRVRFDEDLRLFLPPRHRREEEVRLPYDGVSSLGHVVETAGVPLPEVGALAAGGRAVTPAYRPEPGEVVSVAAVPRPQPIPAPRFLLDVHFGTLARRLRLVGVDTAYENDLDDDTLIVRANAERRVLLTQDRGLLRRRSLWLGAHVRGSRPADQFRDVLTRFAPPLAPYTRCTACNGVLTPAGKDDVAPELLPGTRRAYDTFARCRDCGQVYWQGAHGSHLHDIVAQAERVLAAQRTG, encoded by the coding sequence ATGGAAGGACCCGGGCTGCGCGTGCGGTTCGACGAGGATCTCCGGCTGTTCCTGCCCCCTCGGCACCGGCGTGAGGAGGAGGTGCGCCTGCCCTACGACGGCGTGTCCTCGCTCGGCCACGTCGTCGAGACCGCGGGCGTGCCGCTGCCCGAGGTCGGCGCCCTGGCCGCCGGCGGCCGCGCGGTGACGCCCGCCTACCGTCCCGAGCCCGGTGAGGTCGTCAGCGTCGCCGCGGTGCCCCGCCCGCAGCCGATCCCGGCGCCGCGCTTCCTGCTGGACGTCCACTTCGGCACGCTCGCGCGGCGGCTGCGGCTGGTCGGCGTGGACACCGCCTACGAGAACGACCTGGACGACGACACGCTGATCGTCCGCGCCAACGCCGAGCGCCGCGTCCTGCTCACCCAGGATCGGGGCCTCCTGCGGCGCAGAAGCCTCTGGCTCGGCGCGCACGTGCGGGGCTCGCGGCCGGCGGACCAGTTCCGCGACGTGCTCACCCGCTTCGCGCCACCGCTGGCGCCCTACACCCGCTGCACGGCCTGCAACGGCGTCCTGACCCCCGCGGGGAAGGACGACGTCGCCCCCGAGCTGCTCCCGGGCACCCGCCGCGCCTACGACACCTTCGCGCGCTGCCGCGACTGCGGCCAGGTGTACTGGCAGGGCGCGCACGGCTCCCACCTGCACGACATCGTGGCGCAGGCCGAGCGGGTGCTGGCCGCTCAGCGGACCGGCTGA